From a single Nymphaea colorata isolate Beijing-Zhang1983 chromosome 4, ASM883128v2, whole genome shotgun sequence genomic region:
- the LOC116253040 gene encoding histone deacetylase 19, with product MESGGHSLASGPDGVKRKVAYFYDPEIGNYYYGQGHPMKPHRMRMTHALLANYGLLQHMQVFKPFPARDRDLCRFHADDYVAFLRGITPETQQDQMRQLKRFNVGEDCPVFDGLYSFCQTYAGGSVGGSVKLNHGLCDIAINWSGGLHHAKKCEASGFCYVNDIVLAILELLKQHERVLYVDIDIHHGDGVEEAFYTTDRVMTVSFHKFGDYFPGTGDIRDVGTGKGKYYSLNVPLDDGIDDESYQFLFKPIMEKVMEMFRPGAVVLQCGADSLSGDRLGCFNLSIKGHADCVKYMRSFNVPLLLLGGGGYTIRNVARCWCYETGVALGIELDDKLPIHEYYEYFGPDYALHVVPSNMENKNSKQMLDEIRAKLLENLSKLRHAPSVQFQERPPETELPEEDDDHDMKDERWDPDSDNENGDPKHFDETLRKPAPSGIQHVKMETDPKDVELAKEVGPENTKVDLMLEDTMYSKASETDSTKMEEAGSNMET from the exons ATGGAATCTGGTGGACACTCTCTTGCATCTGGCCCTGATGGAGTGAAGAGGAAAGTAGCGTACTTTTATGATCCCGAGATTGGTAATTATTATTATGGACAAGGTCATCCCATGAAGCCACATCGTATGCGAATGACTCATGCTCTCCTGGCTAACTATGGCTTGCTTCAGCACATGCAAGTTTTTAAGCCATTTCCTGCTAGAGACAGAGATTTATGCAGGTTCCATGCAGATGATTATGTGGCATTTCTGAGAGGAATAACTCCTGAGACTCAGCAGGACCAAATGAGACAATTGAAAAGGTTCAACGTTGGAGAAGATTGCCCAGTCTTTGATGGTCTGTATTCCTTTTGTCAGACTTATGCTGGTGGTTCAGTAGGTGGTTCCGTTAAGTTAAATCATGGCCTTTGTGATATTGCAATCAATTGGTCTGGTGGCCTTCATCATGCTAAGAAGTGTGAAGCTTCTGGATTCTGTTATGTTAATGATATAGTACTAGCCATACTGGAGCTTCTTAAGCAGCATGAG CGAGTTCTCTATGTTGATATAGATATCCATCATGGGGATGGTGTTGAAGAGGCCTTTTATACAACTGATAGAGTCATGACAGTTTCTTTTCACAAGTTTGGAGACTACTTTCCTGGAACAGGTGACATTCGTGACGTAGGAACTGGAAAAGGGAAATATTACTCCCTCAATGTCCCTCTAGATGATGGAATTGATGATGAGAGCTATCAGTTTTTGTTTAAGCCGATAATGGAGAAAGTGATGGAAATGTTTCGGCCTGGAGCTGTCGTCCTTCAATGTGGCGCTGACTCCTTATCAGGTGATCGGTTGGGCTGCTTCAACCTCTCCATCAAAGGCCATGCTGACTGTGTTAAATATATGAGATCCTTCAACGTTCCATTGTTGTTACTGGGTGGAGGTGGATATACAATCAGAAATGTTGCTCGATGTTGGTGCTATGAG ACAGGTGTTGCACTTGGTATTGAACTCGATGATAAGTTGCCAATCCATGAGTACTATGAATACTTTGGTCCAGATTATGCTCTTCATGTTGTTCCAAGTAACATGGAGAACAAGAACTCCAAACAGATGTTGGACGAGATTAGAGCAAAGTTGCTTGAAAACCTATCAAAGCTTAGGCATGCGCCCAGTGTACAGTTTCAGGAAAGGCCACCAGAAACTGAGCTACCAGAG GAGGACGATGATCATGACATGAAGGATGAGAGGTGGGATCCTGATTCTGACAATGAAAATGGTGATCCAAAGCATTTTGATGAAACTCTGCG GAAGCCTGCACCGAGTGGTATCCAACATGTGAAAATGGAGACTGACCCTAAAGACGTG GAATTAGCAAAAGAAGTTGGGCCAGAAAACACGAAAGTAGACTTGATGCTAGAAGACACAATGTATTCAAAG GCATCTGAAACTGATTCCACTAAAATGGAAGAAGCAGGGAGTAACATGGAGACATGA
- the LOC116252161 gene encoding ubiquitin-conjugating enzyme E2 4, producing MSSPSKRREMDLMKLMMSDYKVEMINDSMQEFYVDFHGPNESPYHGGVWRIRVELPDAYPYKSPSIGFVNKIYHPNVDEMSGSVCLDVINQTWSPMFDLVNVFEVFLPQLLLYPNPSDPLNGEAAALMMRDRAAYEQRVKEYCEKYAKPEHVGIVPEEKSSDEDVSEDEYASSDEAVAGQADP from the exons ATGTCTTCTCCAAGCAAACGCCGAGAGATGGACCTGATGAAACT AATGATGAGCGATTACAAAGTGGAGATGATTAATGATAGCATGCAAGAGTTTTATGTAGATTTCCATGGGCCAAACGAGA GTCCTTACCATGGAGGAGTGTGGAGGATCAGGGTCGAACTGCCAGATGCCTATCCTTACAAATCTCCATCTATAGGTTTTGTTAACAAGATATATCATCCAAATGTTGACGAAAT GTCTGGTTCAGTGTGCCTGGATGTGATCAACCAAACTTGGAGTCCAATGTTTG ACCTTGTCAATGTTTTCGAGGTATTTCTTCCCCAGCTTCTTCTATATCCCAATCCATCGGATCCATTGAATGGAGAGGCTGCTGCTTTGATGATGCGTGATCGAGCTGCTTATGAGCAAAGAGTTAAAG AGTATTGTGAAAAATATGCCAAGCCGGAGCATGTTGGTATTGTTCCTGAAGAAAAAAGTAGTGACGAAGACGTGAGTGAAGACGAGTATGCATCGAGCGATGAAGCAGTGGCTGGGCAAGCTGATCCTTGA
- the LOC116253529 gene encoding D-ribulose kinase-like, translating to MLCKAEKEAGIQDTGQLFLGMDFGTSGARFALIDKHGKLYAEGKREYSNPSSQVHSEIDWATSWKNVLFKILEDIPQTLCSRVSSISVDGTSATTMMIDRSDFKFYQYPNYSFHI from the exons ATGTTGTGTAAAGCTGAAAAGGAAGCTGGTATTCAAGACACTGGACAGCTTTTTCTTGGAATGGATTTTGGTACATCTGGTGCTCGGTTTGCTCTCATTGACAAGCATGGAAAACTTTATGCtgagggaaaaagagaatatTCAAATCCATCATC ACAGGTCCATAGCGAAATAGATTGGGCAACTTCCTGGAAGAATGtacttttcaaaattcttgAAGATATACCACAGACCCTTTGTTCCCGTGTTTCTTCCATATCAGTTGATGGGACATCTGCAACCACAATGATGATTGACAGGTCGGATTTCAAGTTCTATCAGTACCCTAAttattcttttcatatttaa